A stretch of Natator depressus isolate rNatDep1 chromosome 2, rNatDep2.hap1, whole genome shotgun sequence DNA encodes these proteins:
- the LOC141983450 gene encoding uncharacterized protein LOC141983450 isoform X2 yields MPICPHPSWTCSECRGWSEGDWTLPERGLSLCELQPCDPVSTACMFQDGLAQCPCRPAYRPTPGMGRACTACGTGFWLWDGVCASLPAGAGRGVLRGERPAAAPGESQGPSAEPQPGRASRATFQPQQLSLPRVHPPRPLEEVEIPELGPGSQAHPCCGDRLSLGAGRAPAAGSGMKTFRGSRSSPGSAPRPGGGQSSLVFVSNEEWGQRNWALPCT; encoded by the exons ATGCCTATCTGTCCTCATCCGTCCTGGACCTGCAGTGAGTGCCGGGGCTGGTCGGAAGGGGACTGGACCTTGCCAGAGCGGG gcctgAGTCTCTGTGAGCTGCAGCCCTGCGACCCCGTCTCCACAGCCTGCATGTTCCAGGACGGGCTGGCCCAGTGCCCCTGCCGGCCGGCATACCGCCCCACCCCTGGCATGGGCCGGGCCTGCACAG cctgcgGCACCGGGTTCTGGCTGTGGGATGGCGTCTGTGCCAG CCTTCCTGCTGGCGCTGGTCGGGGTGTCCTGCGCGGGGAGcggcctgctgctgctcctggg GAGAGCCAGGGCCCCAGTGCAGAGCCCCAGCCTGGCAGAGCCAGTCGTGCCACCTTCCAGCCCCAGCAGCTGAGCCTGCCCCGGGTGCACCCCCCGCGGCCCCTGGAGGAGGTGGAGATCCCGGAGCTCGGCCCGGGGAGCCAGGCGCATCCCTGCTGCGGGGACAGGCTGAGCCTG GGTGCTGGGCGGGCGCCAGCTGCCGGGAGCGGCATGAAGACGTTCCGGGGCTCCCGGAGCTCACCCGGCTCGGCCCCCCGGCCAGGGGGTGGCCAGAGCAGCCTGGTGTTTGTCAGCAATGAGGAGTGGGGCCAGCGGAACTGGGCACTGCCCTGCACCTAG
- the LOC141983449 gene encoding uncharacterized protein LOC141983449, whose protein sequence is MRRRGRFNARKKRAARHHYYDLPKETARAAKALAAAAEQPVKEEPFEEAYATCWLPLPREAKVEQGWECTRCEESFHQQAELLAPKTTHEQKVLLICTECGRSFSCPNSFMLHRCPHSGETLQKPYICPHCGRTFSYKTSLGVHLRAHTGERPFMCPSCGKSFKSKTYLAVHQRVHARVRPYACAECSKRFLQKRDLTVHQRVHSKESPFPCSECGRRFRYTSSLAVHQRTHTGERPFPCSECGRHFKYKTNLLIHQRMHTGERPYPCPQCSKSFTCSTNLIMHQITHDRQGARQQEGPRERPAARRRERERAHTADQPFVCAECGKGFKKHGFLIIHQRTHCSAPAGASPEQAAGPGKASCPPPHLALTLNRE, encoded by the exons ATGCGACGGAGAGGCCGCTTCAATGCACGCAAGAAACGCGCAGCACGGCACCACTACTACGACCTGCCCAAGGAGACCGCGAGAGCAGCCAAGGCTCTCGCAG cagctgcagagcagcccGTCAAAGAGGAGCCGTTCGAGGAGGCGTACGCCACGTGCTGGCTGCCTCTGCCCAGGGAGGcgaaggtggagcagggctgggagtgcaCGAGGTGTGAGGAGAGCTTCCACCAGCAGGCCGAGCTGCTGGCCCCCAAGACGACCCACGAGCAGAAGGTGCTGCTGATTTGCACGGAGTGCGGCCGGAGCTTCTCCTGCCCCAACAGCTTCATGCTGCACCGGTGCCCGCACAGCGGGGAGACGCTGCAGAAGCCCTACATCTGCCCGCACTGTGGCCGCACCTTCAGCTACAAGACCAGCCTGGGGGTGCACCTGCGTGCCCACACAGGCGAACGCCCCTTCATGTGCCCCtcctgcgggaagagcttcaagAGCAAGACCTACCTGGCGGTGCACCAGCGCGTGCACGCCCGCGTGCGGCCCTACGCCTGTGCCGAGTGCAGCAAGCGCTTCCTGCAGAAGCGAGACCTGACGGTGCACCAGCGCGTGCACAGCAAGGAgagccccttcccctgctccgAGTGCGGCCGGCGCTTCCGCTACACGTCGAGCCTGGCCGTCCatcagcgcacgcacaccggtgagcgccccttcccctgctccgAGTGCGGCCGGCATTTTAAGTACAAGACCAACCTGCTGATCCACCAGCGCATGCACACCGGGGAGCGCCCCTACCCCTGCCCGCAGTGCAGCAAGAGCTTCACCTGCAGCACCAACCTCATCATGCACCAGATCACCCACGACAGGCAGGGCGCCCGGCAGCAGGAGGGGCCACGGGAGCGGCCGGCAGCCAGGCGgcgagagagggagagagcccACACGGCCGACCAGCCCTTCGTGTGTGCTGAGTGCGGCAAAGGATTCAAGAAGCATGGCTTCCTTATCATCCACCAGCGGACCCATTGCTCAGCGCCTGCCGGAGCTAGCCCAGAGCAGGCAGCTGGGCCAGGGAAAGCCTCGTGCCCCCCTCCACACCTAGCCCTCACTCTCAACAGGGAGTAG
- the LOC141983450 gene encoding uncharacterized protein LOC141983450 isoform X1, whose protein sequence is MLNALSSSLSWGNWMPICPHPSWTCSECRGWSEGDWTLPERGTGLSLCELQPCDPVSTACMFQDGLAQCPCRPAYRPTPGMGRACTACGTGFWLWDGVCASLPAGAGRGVLRGERPAAAPGESQGPSAEPQPGRASRATFQPQQLSLPRVHPPRPLEEVEIPELGPGSQAHPCCGDRLSLGAGRAPAAGSGMKTFRGSRSSPGSAPRPGGGQSSLVFVSNEEWGQRNWALPCT, encoded by the exons atgctgaatgctctgag TTCCAGCCTATCCTGGGGCAACTGGATGCCTATCTGTCCTCATCCGTCCTGGACCTGCAGTGAGTGCCGGGGCTGGTCGGAAGGGGACTGGACCTTGCCAGAGCGGGGTACGG gcctgAGTCTCTGTGAGCTGCAGCCCTGCGACCCCGTCTCCACAGCCTGCATGTTCCAGGACGGGCTGGCCCAGTGCCCCTGCCGGCCGGCATACCGCCCCACCCCTGGCATGGGCCGGGCCTGCACAG cctgcgGCACCGGGTTCTGGCTGTGGGATGGCGTCTGTGCCAG CCTTCCTGCTGGCGCTGGTCGGGGTGTCCTGCGCGGGGAGcggcctgctgctgctcctggg GAGAGCCAGGGCCCCAGTGCAGAGCCCCAGCCTGGCAGAGCCAGTCGTGCCACCTTCCAGCCCCAGCAGCTGAGCCTGCCCCGGGTGCACCCCCCGCGGCCCCTGGAGGAGGTGGAGATCCCGGAGCTCGGCCCGGGGAGCCAGGCGCATCCCTGCTGCGGGGACAGGCTGAGCCTG GGTGCTGGGCGGGCGCCAGCTGCCGGGAGCGGCATGAAGACGTTCCGGGGCTCCCGGAGCTCACCCGGCTCGGCCCCCCGGCCAGGGGGTGGCCAGAGCAGCCTGGTGTTTGTCAGCAATGAGGAGTGGGGCCAGCGGAACTGGGCACTGCCCTGCACCTAG